One part of the Prochlorococcus marinus str. MIT 9313 genome encodes these proteins:
- a CDS encoding DUF7005 family protein encodes MQSTKKWPSLPLPVHPGIEWWQKWLQETACEGYFESLRSYLPQLWINPHDGANKSERYKQLVLRGKAMNNVENDNILKLKDQQGFSVRLVDHPCGTYPVIEINDQDDFLNVVRCLAYRCEQTHIQSSVHAQAVAGLIHWGLIQNINIKERCQLIILHRSPYSSLPISVIPGKPTTKAWLEISQSWRLEHELTHLATERLAGEMRLNLFDELVADALGMLRALNVFSADLFRQGLGLNNDASTTTTGRVHTYLKGLNKNASRLACQYVLQRANELEQLLEAGIIPDERMALLNYLMNQKLDQPFTANKSS; translated from the coding sequence ATGCAATCTACTAAAAAATGGCCAAGCCTTCCTCTACCAGTGCATCCAGGCATTGAATGGTGGCAAAAATGGCTACAAGAGACAGCTTGCGAAGGATATTTCGAGAGTTTGCGTTCCTATCTACCACAGCTATGGATTAATCCTCATGATGGAGCGAATAAATCCGAGAGATACAAACAATTAGTACTACGAGGTAAAGCAATGAATAATGTAGAAAATGATAACATTCTGAAGCTTAAGGATCAACAAGGGTTTTCAGTTCGATTAGTCGATCACCCATGCGGAACATACCCTGTAATAGAGATAAATGATCAGGATGATTTTTTGAATGTGGTACGTTGCTTAGCATACCGCTGTGAACAAACACATATCCAATCTTCTGTTCATGCCCAAGCTGTTGCTGGTTTAATTCACTGGGGGTTAATCCAAAATATAAATATTAAGGAACGTTGTCAGTTGATTATCCTACATCGCTCTCCATATAGCTCACTACCTATAAGTGTTATCCCAGGGAAACCGACAACAAAAGCATGGCTTGAAATCTCTCAAAGTTGGCGACTAGAACATGAACTAACCCATCTCGCCACAGAACGATTAGCCGGAGAAATGAGGTTAAACCTATTTGATGAACTGGTTGCAGATGCCCTAGGTATGCTTAGGGCGCTAAATGTGTTTTCTGCCGACTTGTTTAGACAAGGGCTAGGGCTAAATAATGATGCTTCAACAACCACAACTGGACGAGTTCATACATATCTAAAAGGATTGAATAAGAATGCCAGTAGATTAGCTTGTCAATATGTACTGCAACGTGCAAATGAGTTAGAGCAATTATTAGAAGCAGGAATAATACCAGATGAGCGAATGGCTCTACTAAACTATCTGATGAATCAGAAGCTTGATCAACCATTTACGGCCAACAAGAGCTCGTAG
- the gatA gene encoding Asp-tRNA(Asn)/Glu-tRNA(Gln) amidotransferase subunit GatA, with translation MAIAEWRQQLKLGEVSARELTDHQLARIAVVDPTLHAFLDITADRARADADRIDEALAAGESLPPLAGVPLAIKDNLCTKGIRTTCSSRMLETFVPPYESTVTERLWQAGAVLLGKTNLDEFAMGSSTETSAFGATSNPWDISRVPGGSSGGSAAAVAAGECMAALGSDTGGSIRQPASFCGVVGLKPTYGRVSRWGLVAFASSLDQVGPFTTNVADAAELLQVIAGSDPRDSTCLNVAVPDYCSALSQPMSGVRIGLIRECFDQNGLDAQVKRTVLTAAEKLQSLGAELVEVSCPRFSDGIATYYVIAPSEASANLARYDGVKYGYRAEGADALAAMTARSRAEGFGSEVQRRILIGTYALSAGYMDAYYKKAQQVRTLIRQDFDAAFQTVDVLLTPTSPTTAFKAGAHADDPLAMYLADLLTIPANLAGLPAISLPCGFDDDGLPIGVQLIANVLEESRLLQVAFHYEQAANVMANHPQGNFIP, from the coding sequence ATGGCGATCGCTGAATGGCGTCAGCAACTAAAGCTCGGCGAGGTTTCCGCCAGGGAACTCACAGATCACCAACTTGCTCGTATCGCAGTGGTGGATCCCACTCTGCACGCTTTTCTGGATATCACAGCAGATCGAGCTCGTGCCGATGCCGATCGCATCGATGAGGCCTTGGCTGCGGGTGAGTCTCTGCCACCTCTGGCTGGTGTGCCTTTGGCAATTAAGGACAACCTCTGCACGAAAGGAATACGCACCACCTGTTCCAGTCGAATGCTGGAAACCTTTGTGCCGCCCTATGAATCCACCGTCACTGAGCGCCTCTGGCAGGCCGGTGCTGTACTTCTCGGGAAAACAAATCTCGATGAGTTCGCCATGGGTAGCTCGACCGAGACATCTGCGTTTGGGGCTACATCCAATCCCTGGGATATCAGCCGTGTGCCGGGTGGCAGTTCTGGTGGCAGTGCAGCAGCTGTTGCGGCAGGTGAATGCATGGCTGCCTTGGGTTCGGATACTGGGGGCTCAATCCGTCAGCCCGCTTCATTTTGTGGAGTCGTAGGCCTTAAACCCACCTATGGCCGTGTCAGTCGTTGGGGTTTGGTGGCTTTTGCCAGTTCTCTTGACCAGGTTGGACCATTCACGACCAACGTGGCCGATGCTGCTGAGCTTTTACAAGTGATCGCAGGATCTGATCCTCGTGACTCCACTTGTCTCAATGTTGCTGTTCCCGATTATTGCTCTGCCCTTTCGCAACCAATGTCTGGGGTACGCATCGGCTTGATTCGTGAGTGCTTTGACCAAAACGGCTTGGATGCGCAAGTGAAGAGAACAGTTTTGACAGCTGCAGAGAAGCTGCAATCCTTGGGAGCGGAACTGGTTGAGGTGAGTTGCCCACGCTTTAGCGATGGCATCGCCACCTATTACGTGATTGCCCCATCGGAGGCTTCGGCCAACTTGGCGCGTTACGACGGGGTGAAGTACGGCTACCGAGCTGAAGGAGCTGATGCTCTAGCCGCGATGACAGCCCGAAGTCGCGCAGAGGGTTTTGGTAGCGAGGTGCAGCGACGCATCCTGATCGGCACCTATGCCCTCTCGGCTGGTTACATGGACGCTTACTACAAGAAAGCCCAGCAGGTCCGCACATTGATCCGTCAAGATTTTGATGCAGCCTTCCAAACGGTCGATGTGCTGCTGACACCCACATCACCTACCACTGCATTCAAAGCCGGTGCCCACGCTGATGATCCACTTGCCATGTACCTGGCTGACCTGCTGACGATCCCAGCCAACCTGGCTGGCTTACCTGCCATCAGTCTTCCCTGTGGATTCGATGACGATGGCCTTCCGATCGGGGTGCAGTTGATTGCAAATGTGCTGGAGGAGTCACGCCTCCTACAAGTGGCTTTTCACTATGAGCAAGCAGCAAACGTTATGGCAAATCACCCGCAGGGAAACTTCATTCCCTAA
- the rlmB gene encoding 23S rRNA (guanosine(2251)-2'-O)-methyltransferase RlmB, translating into MSSRFDRRSGNPPRGGRPRGGRPGGIRRDGDGVSGRSAYGSRSSGSRPSGGRSSGPRGVYRSRPDGEAGDSPSKVSNGEGSGQGRFNRDRSRSEQGRFSRDRPRSEQGRASETDRKEARRFRDQRPSRRRSDERLGRRPSLGERSRPADRQLPSKRFDPSTSDRVPEAETFGPAAADDLLWGRHASQAALEAGRPIHRIWCTSDLRSAPRFLQLLREAKSSGVLVEEVTWARLGQLTGGAVHQGIVLQTAAAETLDLQSLIEGCAGLGESPLLLALDGLTDPHNLGAIIRSAEALGAHGVVLPQRRSAGLTGSVAKVAAGALEHLPVARVVNLNRSLEALKQAGYRVIGLAEEGDITLPDVDLDGPLVIVTGSEKQGISLLTRRHCDQLVRVPLRGVTPSLNASVATAMCLYEVARRGWMKGVHGQTPSPRIARPQCPLPVISCDSISVESEPIAKTNHSPIHQPDEIERFGEALPSSLANQQLCSKDDEPPMDRQIGDLQAERTSIEDEDLLTSQDCNFDVCEDQSPDEESVQR; encoded by the coding sequence ATGAGCTCCCGCTTTGATCGCCGTTCAGGCAACCCCCCTCGTGGTGGTCGTCCTAGAGGAGGTCGTCCTGGTGGGATCCGACGGGATGGCGATGGGGTTTCTGGTCGATCTGCTTACGGAAGCCGCTCTTCCGGCAGCCGCCCATCGGGTGGTCGTTCCTCTGGACCGCGAGGGGTGTATCGCTCCAGGCCTGATGGAGAAGCTGGTGATAGCCCTTCAAAAGTATCCAATGGTGAAGGCTCTGGGCAGGGCCGTTTTAACCGTGATCGTTCTCGCTCTGAGCAGGGGCGTTTTAGCCGGGATCGGCCTCGCTCTGAACAAGGGCGTGCAAGTGAAACTGACAGAAAAGAGGCTCGTCGATTTCGTGATCAGAGGCCATCACGACGTCGCAGCGATGAACGGCTAGGGCGACGTCCCTCCTTGGGAGAACGTTCACGTCCTGCAGACAGGCAGTTGCCTTCAAAAAGATTCGATCCATCTACTTCGGATCGCGTTCCAGAGGCAGAAACATTCGGACCGGCTGCTGCCGATGATTTGCTTTGGGGACGTCATGCCAGCCAAGCTGCTCTGGAAGCTGGCCGCCCGATTCATCGCATCTGGTGCACATCAGATTTACGAAGCGCACCAAGGTTTTTGCAATTGCTTCGTGAGGCCAAGTCCTCAGGAGTACTGGTGGAAGAAGTTACCTGGGCTCGTCTCGGTCAACTCACAGGTGGTGCTGTGCATCAAGGAATTGTTCTACAGACTGCTGCCGCGGAGACCCTTGATTTGCAAAGTCTGATCGAGGGATGTGCGGGTCTTGGGGAATCGCCCCTTTTACTTGCCCTCGATGGCCTAACGGATCCCCACAATCTTGGCGCCATTATTCGATCTGCAGAGGCTCTAGGCGCCCATGGAGTTGTTCTCCCACAACGACGAAGTGCTGGTCTCACTGGTTCGGTGGCCAAGGTTGCAGCAGGCGCTTTGGAGCATCTACCAGTAGCGCGTGTCGTGAATCTCAATCGCTCTTTAGAAGCACTGAAGCAGGCGGGATATCGAGTTATTGGCCTGGCGGAGGAAGGGGACATCACCCTTCCAGATGTCGATCTAGACGGACCTTTAGTGATCGTAACGGGATCAGAGAAGCAGGGGATCTCTCTCCTAACTCGTCGCCATTGCGATCAGCTTGTACGCGTTCCATTGCGGGGGGTTACTCCCAGTCTGAATGCCTCTGTTGCTACTGCGATGTGTTTATACGAGGTTGCCCGTCGTGGCTGGATGAAGGGGGTTCATGGCCAAACTCCATCCCCCAGGATCGCGCGGCCTCAATGCCCTTTGCCGGTCATCTCTTGCGACTCCATTTCCGTGGAGTCAGAACCCATTGCCAAGACCAATCATTCGCCAATCCATCAGCCAGATGAGATTGAGCGGTTTGGGGAGGCTTTGCCATCCAGCTTGGCTAACCAGCAACTTTGTTCCAAAGATGATGAACCACCGATGGATCGCCAAATAGGGGATTTGCAGGCAGAAAGAACTTCGATTGAGGATGAGGATTTGCTGACCAGTCAGGATTGCAATTTTGACGTTTGTGAGGATCAATCACCTGATGAAGAGAGTGTTCAGCGTTGA
- a CDS encoding Mini-ribonuclease 3: MNNWIRSQSAIGGANELGPLQLAWLGDAVWELHQRLRHCYQPGRSEDLHRAVVDEVKAAAQAEALLRLDPHLSDLEKDLVRRGRNKSGRGPRRGDAATYGKATGFETMVGWLFLQNPARLAQLLDQLEETEHDLL; this comes from the coding sequence TTGAACAATTGGATTCGTAGTCAGTCAGCGATTGGCGGTGCTAATGAACTGGGACCGTTGCAGTTGGCTTGGCTTGGTGATGCTGTTTGGGAATTGCATCAGCGTCTGCGTCATTGTTACCAACCTGGCAGATCTGAAGATCTCCACCGAGCTGTTGTTGACGAGGTTAAGGCCGCTGCGCAGGCAGAAGCTCTGCTTCGCTTAGATCCGCATCTTTCAGATCTTGAGAAGGATTTGGTACGGCGAGGTCGTAACAAATCCGGACGAGGACCACGCCGTGGAGATGCAGCGACCTACGGCAAGGCCACAGGGTTTGAGACAATGGTTGGCTGGCTCTTTTTGCAGAATCCGGCGCGGCTTGCGCAGCTCTTGGATCAACTGGAGGAGACCGAACACGACTTGCTATAG
- a CDS encoding thioredoxin family protein, producing MGPITVFKFSSEDCGTCHRMSHYDEAVSKELGYGFVNVMLQDTDTYRRYRRLLLAQYPNKVGMGWPTYLLVSDPEGEFTIHGELKGGMPKGDFRKRLDSIEIH from the coding sequence ATGGGACCAATCACTGTTTTTAAGTTCAGCTCAGAGGATTGTGGTACCTGTCACCGCATGAGTCATTACGATGAAGCCGTCAGTAAGGAACTTGGCTATGGCTTTGTCAATGTTATGCTTCAGGATACAGATACTTATCGTCGATACAGGCGATTGTTGCTTGCCCAATACCCAAATAAAGTTGGCATGGGCTGGCCTACTTATTTACTAGTTAGTGATCCAGAGGGTGAATTTACTATTCATGGTGAACTTAAAGGAGGGATGCCAAAAGGAGATTTTCGTAAACGATTGGATTCAATAGAAATTCACTAA
- a CDS encoding DUF1816 domain-containing protein, giving the protein MTRQNNAHPQTSIMGSLIRPLRSLVNGFGLAWWARVETREPNVTYWFGPFVTRKSLEVKLSTFVADLSFEGPASVNHTLVRCRRVEPLTIAVEGWSDD; this is encoded by the coding sequence ATGACGAGGCAAAATAATGCTCATCCGCAAACCTCAATCATGGGCTCATTGATTAGGCCCCTGCGTAGCCTCGTCAATGGCTTTGGTTTGGCTTGGTGGGCCAGGGTTGAAACCCGTGAACCAAATGTCACCTATTGGTTCGGCCCTTTTGTGACCCGAAAGAGTCTTGAGGTCAAGCTATCGACCTTCGTTGCGGATCTCTCTTTTGAGGGACCTGCGTCTGTGAATCACACCCTCGTGCGTTGTCGTCGCGTTGAGCCGCTGACGATCGCAGTCGAAGGCTGGTCAGACGACTGA
- a CDS encoding ABC transporter ATP-binding protein, which yields MAAFRLDLIGRYLKPHRRTVLMGAMALVVVNIVSVIIPLEVRRIIDDLQEGFAITDVMRQASWIVILASIMGIVRLVSRQLVFGVGRQVEVDLRQRIFDHMLRQEPGWVQETGSGEVISRATSDVENIRRLLGFAILSLTNTVLAYCFTLPAMLAIDPGLTLAAISLYPVMLGTVRLFGGRMMRQQKRQQEALSSLSELIQEDLSGISAIKIYGQEQPEQDAFAERNNTYKDSAIRLARTRSTLFPLLGGISSVSLLLLLALGSGQLEQGTLSIGGLVALILFVERLVFPTALLGFTLNTFQTGQVSLERVEELLQRIPMIRNPTTPLSLETPLKGRIEARELRIRYDKSKTDSLSGLSFVINPGELVAVVGPVGCGKTTLARALGRMVEVPRGQLFIDNHDVNDLLLEDLRSNVALVPQEGYLFTSSLADNLRYGDPQASMERVETSARQARLMDDIRGFPDGLETLVGERGITLSGGQRQRTALGRALLVEAPVVVLDDALASVDNKTAASILSSIRAQQNQTILMISHQLSAAAACDRILVIEQGRLVQQGHHTDLLAVQGPYRSLWEREQAGDQMEAVA from the coding sequence ATGGCAGCATTTCGCCTCGATCTCATTGGTCGTTATCTAAAGCCCCATCGCCGCACTGTGCTGATGGGTGCAATGGCCCTCGTAGTGGTGAACATTGTCAGCGTCATCATCCCCCTAGAGGTGAGGCGCATCATTGATGATCTCCAAGAAGGCTTTGCCATCACTGACGTGATGCGTCAGGCCAGCTGGATTGTGATTCTCGCCAGCATCATGGGCATCGTGCGTTTGGTGTCTAGGCAACTGGTTTTCGGTGTCGGTCGCCAAGTGGAGGTGGACCTGCGCCAGCGCATTTTTGACCACATGCTTAGGCAGGAACCAGGCTGGGTGCAGGAGACTGGTAGTGGTGAAGTCATTAGCCGCGCAACCAGCGATGTTGAAAACATTCGTCGTCTACTTGGCTTCGCGATTCTTAGCCTTACCAACACTGTGTTGGCTTACTGCTTCACTCTTCCCGCGATGCTGGCCATCGACCCAGGCTTAACCCTGGCCGCAATCTCTCTCTATCCAGTAATGCTTGGCACTGTGCGCCTGTTTGGGGGGCGAATGATGCGGCAACAAAAACGCCAGCAGGAAGCTCTATCAAGTCTCAGCGAACTGATCCAGGAGGATCTCTCAGGCATAAGTGCCATCAAGATCTATGGCCAGGAGCAACCTGAACAGGATGCCTTTGCGGAGCGAAACAATACCTATAAAGATAGTGCTATTCGCCTGGCACGAACTCGCAGCACCCTCTTCCCCTTGCTGGGTGGAATCTCCTCGGTTTCACTGCTCCTACTTTTGGCACTTGGCAGCGGTCAACTGGAACAAGGCACCCTCAGCATCGGCGGATTGGTGGCCTTGATCCTTTTTGTAGAGCGCTTAGTTTTTCCTACTGCACTACTTGGTTTCACCCTCAACACGTTCCAGACCGGACAGGTGAGCTTGGAGCGTGTGGAAGAGCTTCTGCAGCGTATCCCGATGATTCGCAACCCAACCACACCATTAAGCCTGGAGACGCCGCTCAAAGGTCGAATCGAAGCACGTGAACTGCGGATTCGTTACGACAAAAGCAAGACCGACTCGCTGTCGGGACTGAGCTTTGTGATCAATCCAGGTGAACTCGTCGCCGTGGTGGGGCCAGTGGGATGTGGGAAAACGACCCTGGCAAGAGCTCTCGGAAGGATGGTGGAAGTTCCAAGGGGGCAACTTTTCATTGACAACCATGATGTCAATGATTTGCTGCTCGAGGATCTGCGCAGCAATGTTGCACTTGTTCCGCAAGAGGGCTATCTCTTCACCAGCAGCCTCGCCGACAACCTTCGTTACGGCGATCCTCAGGCCTCTATGGAGCGAGTTGAAACATCTGCGAGGCAGGCCCGACTGATGGATGACATCAGGGGCTTCCCGGATGGATTGGAAACGCTTGTAGGCGAAAGAGGCATCACTCTCAGTGGCGGGCAGCGTCAACGAACTGCTCTTGGCAGAGCACTTCTAGTGGAGGCTCCTGTTGTGGTTCTTGATGACGCTCTAGCCAGTGTGGACAACAAAACAGCTGCGTCAATCCTGAGTTCGATTCGTGCCCAACAGAATCAGACAATCCTGATGATTAGCCATCAGCTTTCTGCGGCCGCTGCCTGCGATCGAATTCTTGTGATTGAACAAGGACGGCTGGTGCAACAAGGCCATCACACTGACTTACTTGCTGTCCAGGGACCATACCGCAGCCTTTGGGAACGGGAGCAAGCTGGTGATCAAATGGAAGCCGTTGCCTAA
- a CDS encoding STAS domain-containing protein, producing the protein MQRLTVSLRGGFERRQGCLVFQFTGQLDAYSEKQFITYVEDVLMANAAPLVIDLNKIDFLDSSGLGALVQTAKKCTDAKRSFALVGNARVVQTVKLVRLEDFLHLAVDLRTALNQLKA; encoded by the coding sequence TTGCAGCGACTGACCGTTTCTCTAAGAGGGGGTTTTGAACGTCGGCAGGGTTGTCTGGTGTTCCAGTTCACTGGACAGCTAGACGCTTATTCCGAGAAGCAGTTCATCACCTACGTAGAGGATGTGCTCATGGCCAATGCTGCTCCTTTGGTTATTGACCTGAACAAGATTGACTTTCTTGACTCTTCTGGTCTAGGGGCTTTGGTTCAAACTGCCAAGAAGTGCACCGATGCCAAACGGTCATTTGCCCTTGTGGGCAATGCAAGGGTCGTCCAAACTGTGAAACTTGTGCGGCTTGAGGATTTTCTCCACCTGGCAGTTGATCTGCGTACGGCTTTAAATCAGTTGAAGGCTTGA
- the trpD gene encoding anthranilate phosphoribosyltransferase, translating to MPTSVTASSSWSQILEMLLEGQNLPEVEATALMEAWLAEQLTPVQTGAFLAALRAKGVTGNELSGMAQVLRGACPLPCPLPDIPMVDTCGTGGDGADTFNISTAVAFTAAACGANVAKHGNRSASGKVGSADVLEGLGLQLKAPLVSVVEALVEVGVTFLFAPAWHPALVNLAPLRRSLGVRTVFNLLGPLVNPLQPNAQVLGVAKAELLNPMAEALQRLGLQRAVVVHGAGGLDEASLEGANAMRLLENGHLRQASIDSAELGLTRAPLQALQGGDLATNQAILSAVLQGGGTAPQRDVVALNTALVLWAAGLQDDLQAGVSTAKTCLQEGLPWQRLEGLRMALDHQIGE from the coding sequence ATGCCTACTTCAGTTACTGCCTCTTCCTCTTGGTCGCAAATCCTCGAGATGTTGCTCGAGGGACAAAACCTTCCTGAGGTGGAAGCAACTGCCTTGATGGAGGCTTGGTTGGCGGAACAACTAACCCCTGTGCAGACCGGTGCGTTTCTAGCGGCTTTACGAGCCAAGGGGGTAACAGGAAATGAGTTATCAGGCATGGCCCAGGTGTTGCGAGGTGCTTGTCCCTTGCCTTGCCCATTGCCAGACATCCCTATGGTCGACACTTGTGGAACAGGTGGCGACGGTGCAGACACCTTCAACATCTCAACCGCAGTGGCGTTTACTGCTGCCGCCTGCGGGGCGAATGTGGCTAAGCATGGCAATCGCAGTGCAAGTGGCAAAGTCGGTTCAGCAGATGTTCTTGAGGGCCTGGGTCTACAGCTCAAGGCCCCTCTTGTCTCCGTGGTGGAGGCCCTGGTTGAGGTAGGCGTCACATTTTTATTTGCCCCAGCCTGGCACCCCGCTTTGGTCAACTTGGCCCCGTTGCGGCGCAGCCTTGGAGTGCGCACCGTCTTCAATCTTCTGGGTCCACTGGTGAATCCTTTGCAACCAAATGCCCAGGTTCTCGGGGTAGCTAAGGCTGAGCTGCTCAATCCAATGGCGGAAGCATTGCAACGGCTTGGCTTGCAGCGGGCCGTTGTTGTCCATGGCGCTGGAGGCCTTGATGAAGCGTCGTTGGAGGGAGCCAATGCAATGCGTTTGCTTGAGAATGGTCACTTACGACAAGCATCGATCGATTCGGCAGAACTCGGGCTTACTAGAGCTCCTTTGCAGGCTCTCCAGGGTGGTGATTTGGCAACAAATCAAGCGATTCTTTCCGCTGTACTTCAGGGAGGTGGTACCGCCCCTCAACGGGATGTGGTGGCATTGAACACAGCCCTAGTGCTCTGGGCTGCTGGCCTACAAGATGATTTACAAGCAGGTGTTTCTACTGCAAAGACTTGCCTGCAGGAAGGCCTCCCCTGGCAACGGCTAGAAGGGCTCCGCATGGCACTTGATCATCAAATTGGAGAATGA
- the carA gene encoding glutamine-hydrolyzing carbamoyl-phosphate synthase small subunit has protein sequence MIASSRNSALLMLADGTVLEGEAFGHCGDAMGEVVFNTGMTGYQEVLTDPSYSGQLVTFTYPELGNTGVNLDDQESSRPHARGVIARQLSPTPSSWRCQQSLQTWLEEKRVVGISGVDTRALVRHLREVGAMNGVISSNGSTPKQLMELLQQAPSMEGLNLADQVSTKDPYRWRSTCAVGFDQRLKQQIDSPYHVVAIDFGIKRAILDRLVAHGCEVTVLPASSDLATVLSSQPEGVFLSNGPGDPAAVTGGIALVKDLLNKVDIPLFGICLGHQIIGLAMGGRTFKLAYGHRGLNHPCGTTGQVEITSQNHGFALDASSLSQVNVVVTHLNLNDRTVAAIAHRDRPVFGVQYHPEASPGPHDADHHFAHFVELMADRR, from the coding sequence ATGATTGCTTCATCGCGAAATTCGGCGCTCTTGATGCTTGCTGATGGAACGGTGCTTGAGGGGGAGGCCTTTGGTCATTGCGGTGACGCGATGGGCGAGGTGGTTTTCAACACCGGCATGACGGGCTACCAGGAAGTCCTTACGGATCCCAGTTACTCCGGTCAGTTGGTCACATTCACCTATCCAGAGTTGGGCAACACAGGCGTAAATCTTGATGATCAAGAATCATCCCGGCCGCATGCAAGGGGTGTCATCGCCCGTCAACTCTCCCCAACGCCGAGCAGTTGGCGTTGCCAACAGTCGCTGCAGACTTGGCTGGAGGAGAAAAGAGTTGTTGGTATCTCAGGTGTTGATACCAGGGCGCTTGTGAGACATCTGCGCGAGGTCGGAGCCATGAATGGGGTCATAAGCAGCAATGGTTCCACCCCTAAGCAGCTGATGGAACTGTTGCAGCAGGCTCCATCGATGGAGGGATTAAACCTTGCAGATCAGGTCTCAACGAAAGATCCATACCGCTGGAGATCAACTTGTGCTGTGGGCTTTGATCAAAGGTTGAAGCAACAAATTGATTCGCCCTATCACGTTGTCGCGATTGATTTCGGTATCAAGCGGGCCATACTCGACCGTTTGGTCGCTCACGGTTGTGAGGTCACCGTCCTGCCGGCCAGTTCAGATTTAGCCACCGTGTTGAGTTCACAACCCGAGGGCGTTTTTCTATCTAATGGACCTGGTGACCCTGCTGCCGTGACTGGTGGTATTGCCCTGGTTAAAGATCTTCTCAATAAGGTTGATATCCCCCTGTTTGGCATTTGCCTGGGTCATCAGATTATTGGGCTTGCCATGGGTGGCCGTACTTTCAAATTGGCCTATGGCCATCGCGGGCTCAACCATCCCTGCGGCACAACGGGGCAGGTGGAGATCACCAGTCAAAACCATGGATTCGCACTTGACGCCTCGTCTCTGTCACAGGTCAACGTGGTTGTGACCCATCTCAATCTCAATGACCGCACTGTTGCCGCGATAGCGCATCGGGATCGACCTGTCTTTGGTGTGCAATACCACCCGGAGGCGAGTCCTGGTCCTCATGATGCAGACCACCACTTCGCTCACTTTGTTGAGCTGATGGCAGATCGTCGCTGA